DNA from Spirochaetota bacterium:
GTCTTTTCTATCCATCCGATATCACCGGCGAGGTTGTTAATTTGAATTAATCTGACTGTATAAGGAGGAATGCTTGCTGCTGGATCGGGAATAACAATCTTCGTCTCATGGAGATTCATGATTACCGGTACTGTCACGGTTTCACCGACAAGGTCCAGGGTGGTGATGCCGCGGAAGGAAAGAGCCGCGCTGGGGTCGCTCTGATCGACCGTGGCAGTCACCTCGAAGCGCCGCAGCAGTCCCCCGGACACGGTGAGAGTTATCGTCTCGGCGGGCCCGAAGGTTTGATCAATGGTGTCCATGTCCGACGAGGTGACCACGACCCTGATGGAACTGAAGGTGGCAGGCGCCGTCTGGGCAATGGCGTCGCGGGAAAAAAAGCGTAGAACGCGGTCTATGATGTTCATATGGGACAGGACCGCCTCATCGGGCAGGGTCATTTTAATCTTAACCGTGGCGTACCTGGAAACATAGGGAAGGCGCCGCTCCGAATCGGAACAGGACAGGAGGCTTGACACAAGTAGAATCGAGAAGATGACAATGAAATGCTTTTTCATGAATCGTTCCTTGATAGTTTTACTTAAAAATTTTTAATAGTGATACTATTAGACTTGTTGCGAAACTGCGTCTCGCCCTCGGGGGAGAGCCCCTGCGGGGGGCTTTTAAGGGGCTTCGCCCCTTAACCCCGATTATAAGATTCAGATTTGCAAAAACTCTATTAATAAATATATAATATATTTTCAAGTTTTAAAAGAAAATAAATTTATAACAATTGTTAATTTTAATTCTATTATGTGATATTTAGAGTCTTATTCATATATAAAAAAACCAAAAAAGATTTGCCAGATATCATAATAAAGCGTAATTTTGTGTATATCGTTAGGCGTTTTCCCGCCTTCTTTCCTGAGGAGGAAATCATGAAACGTTACACCATACCTATGATAGTAATCGCGATGATGCTCTTTTTTACCGGCGCATCCTTTGCAGAAATAAGGGTCGTGTCAGTCAAGGGGACGGCTTCGTATAAGGCCGGCGGATAGTGGGTGCCCCTGACGGCCGGCGCCGCCCTTGCGGTGGGAACGAAAGTGAGCACCGGGGTCAGGTCCCGCGTGGAGATCAAGGTGAACAAGCACACCGTGACCGTGGAGCCCCTGACCATCATGAAGATCAGCGAGAGCGTTGACACTGCCGCCAGCTCCACGACGCGCCTGGGCCTGCGGCGCGGCTTGGTGCGCACCAAGGTCGCCAGGGACGCCCGGATCAAGACCGTGTTCAAGGTCTCCACGCCGGTGGCCACGTCGTCCGTGCGCGGCACGGAGCAGATCGTGGTGTACAACCCCACCTTCGGCATGAGGATCTTCGTCATCAGCGGCACGGTGGAGGGCCAGGGCCTGAACGGCGGCGCCCAGCTCATATCCGGCAACCTCCAGTTCCTGCAGAACCTTGTCAGCGGCGCGTCCTCAAGCCCCATGGCGGGCATGCAGGATTACCTGACCAGCACGAATTCCAAGTTCATCACCGTTGATGAAGAGACGGCCACGAAGCTTTTCGGCGACGATTTCATCAATTACCAGGAGGGTTTCCAGGGCGTGCAGGGTTCACAGGGCACGATCGATGAATTATTAAAGGGGATACCGGTCAATACCACGGTCACCATTAACCTGGTGTGGCCGTAATTGTCGCAAGCCGCCTCGGCATGTTTTGACGCGAAGCGATCAATAGCCGTAGGCTGTTCACCCATAAACCTGTTCCGGCCCTTCGCGGTGCCGGAACGCCATGACATAGCATTAATCGAAGCGAGGGGGTTTCCATGAGACGCACGGTCATTATACTGCTTTTTCTTTTTATTTTTCCATTTTCCCTTGTATCGGCCCAGGAGATCAATTTCATCAATTCCCTGGCTGATAAGAAGATTGTCACCTTTGAAGACGGCGTTAAAATGTACCTCTACACCCTGGGTAAGGCGCCGGCCGGTTTCAACGCCGACGTGGCGACTCTGAAGGGGCTCAAGCTTCTCAAGGCCAAAGCCTATGACAAGGACAAGCCCCTTCGGCGGGGCATGCTGGCCCTCATGGTGGCGCGGCACCTGAAGCTGAAGGGCTCCTTTTTTTACCTCCTCTTCGACACGGAGCGTTACGCCCACCGCGCCTGCGTCGCGGAAAACATCATGACAGCCACGACGAGCGAGCTTGACAGGATGACCGGCGACGAGCTCCTTGAAACCATGGCAATTGTCGCGGAGCGGATGGAGGTAAAGAAATGAAATGGATAAGCGCGCTCCTTCTGGTGATGATCGTTGCGGCCGGCTTTGCCGGGTCCGCGTGGGCCGCGAAGGAAACGAAGAAAAGCGACCAGTACTATCCCGAGCTCCAGGGAGACGATGACATGCGTATACTGGAGTCGAAAAGGAACATGGTCTCCAGCGGCTTCCAGTACGGGGCGTGGATCACCCCGGTCTTCATTTACCAGGAAACCCCCCAGAAGACCCTTTCCACGTCGGTGACGACCTTCCGCGCCTGGCTCAAGACCTATCTCTGGAACAACAGCTTCCTCTACGTGAGGGGGAAGGACACCTACACCAAGGTCCTGTACCAGAAGGGCAGGCAGTTCACCAGGGACAAGAACGTGGCGGACCTGGATGTGGGTTATATCACCATGGCATCCGACCGCAAGGACGTCGATTTCTCCGTCGGCCGCAAGTATTTCCTTCTCGGTTCGGGGCTGGTCCTGGACGGACGGGGCGACGGCGCTGAATTCAATTATTACTCAAAATATGTCAATATCAAGGCCCTGGGCACCTGGACCGGCTGGCTTGCCAAGGATGACAATCCCTACGGCCTGAGCGACCGCGATATCGCCACCGGAGCGAAGCGGGTCTTCGCCGGCGGCAGGCTCTCATGGGATTTTTTCAACCAGACCCTGTACGCCTTCGGCCTGGCCCAGTTCGATTTCGGCGATCAGCTCTACAACAGGAAGCGCTGGGAAACCTGCGCCATCGGCGCGTTCTACGACGCCGCCGCGAGGTCGAATTACACCTACGCCATGATGCACTATCACCAGAAATCCCGCTATGAATCGCAGTATTACGGCGCGGGCCTTGACGGCGTCATCGTAAGCGGCCTCTCCTATTCAGGTGAATTCGTCATGGAGAGAGGAAAAAGCTATCTTGCCGGCAACATCTATCCGGGGCTGTTCGGGTATAATGTCAAGAAGGACATCCTGGCCTACGCCGCCCAGGCAAAGCTGAATTATTACATCAACGTGATCCTGAAGCCGGTGATCATGATCCACTATGCCTTCGGCTCCGGCGACGTGAACCGGAGCAATTACCGGAATCCCAACGGAAACGCCTGGGCCAAGGACCGGGGTTTCATGTATTTCGGGACCTTCGTGGGCGGTTACGCGCTGCGTCCTGTCCTGGCGAACCTGCATATGATAAGCGGCAGCGTCGCTTTCTCGCCCTTCTCATGGTCGAGCATCTATTCATTCAAAAACATGACCATTTCGGCAAAGTACATGTATTACTTAAAGCACAAGAACATGTCTCCCATCAACTCCGGCACCGACGCAAACAGGTATAACAAGCATATCGGCCAGGCCGTGGACCTCTCGCTCCGGTGGCTCATATTCTCCGACTTTTCGTTCTTCGTCAATTACGGGATCTTCATGCCGGGGAAGGCGTCGGGTTATCAGTATTATTATGATACCGCCTATCGTATGGTCATGTTCACGCATTCGTCGGTGCGGTACCGGCACTTCATGATGGGGGGCTTTAACGTAAGCTTTTAACAGAGGCCGGACATAGTGCGATTCGGCTCCTTCCCGGTCCTATCAAGGGCCCCCGGGGCATAGGGGAACCGGAAGAACCGGCCCCGCCATGGGAAATTCAAGGCCTGCGCGTCCAACGGCAGGCCATTGTACTATTGAGGTAGAGCTATGATAAAAAGATATCTTGAGCTGGCCAATAAATTCATTGATGAAAACAAGTTCTCCGGCGTCGCCGTGGCCGTCGTCTTTTACCTCCTGGTGGTTCTTTTCTGCTTTACCGTCGTGTACGAGCGGTTCGAGCTCAATCTCTACGACCTTCGCTTCAAGCTGCGGCCCTCGATCAAGGAATGGGAGCAGCTCTCCTTCCTGGATATCGACGAGAACAGCCTGACCACCGTGGGCCAATACCCCTGGCCGAGGAACCTCTACGCGGAGGGACTGGATACCCTGAAAGATATCGGCGTGTCGCAGGTGAGCTTTGACATGATGTTCCTCGACGCCACGCCGCGGACCCTTGACGACAGGGACTACGATACGCTCATGCGGAAGATCGGGAAGGGCAACCGGGTTTCCCTGGCCGAGCTTGAAGCGGCGGGCTGGAACAAGGATAAAATATTCGCCGACAGCATTGCCTCATGCGATCGGGCCGTTCTCTCCTACACCTTCACTGACGAGGCAGCCAACTATGATGTCCTGGAGCGTCAGAAAAAGGACTCTTTCAAAAAGGCGCAGAAACGGTTTCTGGAGCGCTCCTCGGTGAAGCTATCCGCAGCCGAATCTGAAAAGCTGAAGAGCCTGGACGACCCTACCACGAAAAGCATCTCCTATCCGATCCCCGAGTTCATGAACACGGCAAAGGGCTTCGGCTTCGTGAACCGGTACACCGATATCGACGGCACGGTGCGGAAGGTACAGCTGGTCAAGGTGTACCAGGGGAGGCTCTATTTTAACCTGGCCATGGTCATGCTCATGGACGTGTGCCGGGTGCCCTTCAACAGGGTCGCCGTAAACCCGGGCAACAGCGTTATTCTCAAGCAGGCCCTGAATCCTGTCACCCAGGCCACCGAGGACATAACGATACCCATAGATTCCAAGGGGATGATGTATGTCACCTGGGCCGGCTCCGGCCGGAACAAGGATGGCCGTTTTGAGAACACCTTCATGCACGTTCCCTTCTATGCCGTTCTTGAATATCCACGCCATGCCGACACGGTGAAAAAGGTCAATGACGAGGAGGACCAGATCAAGGCGGAACGGATACGGGGATTGACCGAGCAGCTGGAAGGCTTCACGGAGGAGTATAAGGAAGGCGATGCCGCGGCGAGAAAGAACATGGCAGCCAGCATTGCTGAAATAAAGAAGCAGCTGGGATCTTTGAAAAAGAACGGCCTGCTGGCAGACTTGAGGGAGCGGATGGCCGCCGCCCGCGCAGGGTATGCCGCCGCCGGCACCGCGTCTGAAAGGGAGAAAACGTGGAAAGAGGTCGCGGACCTAAAAAAAGAGACGAACAGAACGAAGCTTGAATATATCGGCAATTACGCCGCAGAAATTAAAAAGCTGAAAAAAGAAGTAAAAGACGGCGCCAAGAACAAGCGGGACGAGCTGAAACAGATGGAATTTTTAATGAAGGCGATGAACCTGGCGCTGCTGGTTGAAAACATGTCAGAAACCGTCGCCCTGTCGGGGCTCGTGGCGGCCGGGACGCAGGATATCGGCTCCATACCGCTCCACAACGTGTACGCCCGGGTCGGGACCTATCATAACACGATCAACACCGTTATACAGAAACAGTTCATTACGAGGGTGAATTGGCCGATTAACCTCCTTATCATGCTCCTGGTGGCGGTTGCCATGGGATTTGTCATCCAGCGTCTTGACGCCAAGAAATCGCTCATATACATGACAGTAACCTTCATTGTGCTCAATGTGGCGGTGATGCTTCTTTTTGTTCTGACCAACCTCTGGCTCCAGCAGGTGGGCATTACCCTGTCCATGTTCCTGCCCTCCATGGCCATTATCGCCATTAAGTTCATGAAGGAGGAAAGCCAGAAGCGGTTCATCAAGGGAGCATTCTCTTATTACCTGTCTCCGAGCGTTATTGACGAGATCATCAAGGACCCCGATTCCCTGGAGCTGGGGGGCGAAGACCGGGAGATCACCATTTATTTTTCGGATATAAGGGGATTCTCCACCATATCGGAGAAACTCTCCCCCAAGGAGCTGGTCGTGCGCCTGAACGAGTATCTCACGGAGATGACTGATATCATCCTGAACTACAACGGCACCGTGGACAAGTATATCGGGGACGCCATTATGGCCTTTTACGGCGCGCCCACGGTCATGCCCGATCACGCGGCCAAGGCGTGCCTTGCCGCCATCGATATGAAGAAGCGGCTCAGGGAGCTCCAGGAAAAATGGATGAGCATGGGCAAGGAGCCGATATACGCCAGGATGGGGATCAACACCGGCAAGTCGACGGTGGGCAACATGGGGTCCCGGACCAGGATGGATTACACCGCCATGGGAGACGCGGTCAACCTGGCGTCGCGCCTCGAGGGGGCCAACAAGTATTATGAGACCAGCGCCATGATAAGCGGGTCCACCTATGAAGGGGTGAAGGATGTTGTCGACGCCCGCCAGCTGGACGTGATACGCGTGGTGGGAAAAAGCGAGGCCGTGCCGATATACGAACTCATTGGCAAAAAGGGCTCCCTGCCGGACCGGATCTATGAAATGCTGGACAAATACAACCAGGGGAGGGAGCTCTTCCTCAACCGCGACTGGAAGCAGGCCAGGGTCCTCTTCAAGCAGGCCCTGAAGGTGGTCGATGACGACGGTCCCTCAAAAGTGTACGTTGAGCGCTGCGATACATACGCCAAGAACCCGCCGTCGCGGGGCTGGGACGGCGTCTATGTCATGAAAGGCAAATGACGGCGGAAGCGCGGATTCTCCCTTTCCGCGCTTGATTTATTTAACTTTTTTACTTTACAGTGTACACAGTACCTGTATACACCTACCCTAGCATTCATTGTACCGGAGATAATGATGTTTAAAAAAATGAAAGAGCGGCGCATCCACCTGCTGATACTGACCTTTCTTACCGGGCTGTTCATCGGCATCAATGTTTCCTTCCTGTCGTCGGCCACGGAACCGGCCCATAAATACCTCGACTATTTTCACCGGGTATACCAGCTCATTCTTACCGAATACGTCGACGAGGCGTCGCCGAAGGAGATGTTCTACGGCGCCATCCGCGGCATGATCAACTCCCTGAACGATCCCTTCTCGCGGTTCCTTGATGAAAAGTCCTTCGAGGAGCTAAAGGAGATGACCACCGGCAAGTTTCAGGGCGTCGGCATCGAGATAACGATCCAGGACGGGCAGGTCGTGGTGGTGACCCCCATCGAGGACTCTCCCGCCATGAAGGCCGGTATTCAGTCGGGGGATATCATCACCACGATAGACGGCAAGGCCGTCAAGGGGATGAAGCTCGAAAAAATCGTGAAGCTGATCCGGGGCCTGCCGAAGAGCACGGTGAAGCTGCAGGTGAAGCGCGACGGGTATGATGATCCCCTCGATTTCGAGCTTGAACGGGCGCCGGTCAAGATAACCAGCGTGGATTACGACATCATCAAGGAAAAAAATATCGGGTATCTGAAGATCAAGAATTTCGGCTCCGAAACGACCAGGGACGTGACCAAGGCCCTCAAGATTTTCAACACCAAGGGGATAAAAAAAATCATAATGGATGTGCGGAACAACCCCGGGGGTCTCCTGAATTCCTCCATTGAAATTTCGGAGCTCCTTCTGGACCGGGGCAAGATCATCGTGTCGACCCGGGGAAAAGAGGGGAGCGGCCGCGTCCAGGTCTTCAAGTCGCAGAGCGAGCCGATCTACCGGGGGGCCCTCATCGTGCTGGTGAACAACGGCTCCGCCTCGGCGTCGGAGATCCTTTCCGGCGCGATCAGGGACAACGGCAGGGGAAAGCTCCTGGGAGTCAAGACCTTCGGCAAGGGCTCGGTGCAGAAGTCCTTCAACCTGGACGATGACATCGGCGTGGCCATCACCGTGGCCAAGTATTACACGCCGTCGGGCGAGCTGATCCATAAAAAGGGAATCAAGCCCGACTTCGAGGTTCCCCTTGAAAAGCTCTCCGAAGGGGAAATGAAAAACCTGAAAGTCATCCGGGACAGGAAGCTCCTGGAACAGTTCGTGAAAAAAGACATGGATTATACCGTGGAAACGAAAGAAGCGTTCCGCCGGCTGCTGGCCAAGAACGGAGTGACCCTTTCGGACAAGACCGTCAATTTTATCCTGAAAGACTGGATCTATCGGTTCAGGAAAAAGCCCCTCTATGACCTGGAGTTCGACCAGCAGCTCAATGAGGCCATCAAGCATATCAGCAACGGGAAATAGGATGGCCCTCGGACTCGGTCTCGAAAGCTCCTGCGATGAAACCGCGGCCGCCGTGGTGCGGGACGGCAGGGTCGTTCTCTCGAACATCATTTCAAGCCAGATCGATCTTCACCGGGACTATTACGGCGTCGTGCCGGAAATAGCGTCGCGGGCCCACCTGGAAACCATCAACATTCTCATCGAGAAAGCGCTGGAGGAGTCAGGGGCCTCTTTCAAGGACCTGGACTACGTGGCGGCAACGAACAGGCCGGGCCTGGTGGGCTCCCTCCTCATCGCGCTTCTCTCCGCCAAGGTCATCTCCCGCACGATGGGCATCCCCCTCGTAGCCGTAAATCACCTCGAGGCGCACCTCTATGCCCCCTTTCT
Protein-coding regions in this window:
- a CDS encoding FecR domain-containing protein: MPLTAGAALAVGTKVSTGVRSRVEIKVNKHTVTVEPLTIMKISESVDTAASSTTRLGLRRGLVRTKVARDARIKTVFKVSTPVATSSVRGTEQIVVYNPTFGMRIFVISGTVEGQGLNGGAQLISGNLQFLQNLVSGASSSPMAGMQDYLTSTNSKFITVDEETATKLFGDDFINYQEGFQGVQGSQGTIDELLKGIPVNTTVTINLVWP
- a CDS encoding alginate export family protein codes for the protein MKWISALLLVMIVAAGFAGSAWAAKETKKSDQYYPELQGDDDMRILESKRNMVSSGFQYGAWITPVFIYQETPQKTLSTSVTTFRAWLKTYLWNNSFLYVRGKDTYTKVLYQKGRQFTRDKNVADLDVGYITMASDRKDVDFSVGRKYFLLGSGLVLDGRGDGAEFNYYSKYVNIKALGTWTGWLAKDDNPYGLSDRDIATGAKRVFAGGRLSWDFFNQTLYAFGLAQFDFGDQLYNRKRWETCAIGAFYDAAARSNYTYAMMHYHQKSRYESQYYGAGLDGVIVSGLSYSGEFVMERGKSYLAGNIYPGLFGYNVKKDILAYAAQAKLNYYINVILKPVIMIHYAFGSGDVNRSNYRNPNGNAWAKDRGFMYFGTFVGGYALRPVLANLHMISGSVAFSPFSWSSIYSFKNMTISAKYMYYLKHKNMSPINSGTDANRYNKHIGQAVDLSLRWLIFSDFSFFVNYGIFMPGKASGYQYYYDTAYRMVMFTHSSVRYRHFMMGGFNVSF
- a CDS encoding CHASE2 domain-containing protein, with translation MIKRYLELANKFIDENKFSGVAVAVVFYLLVVLFCFTVVYERFELNLYDLRFKLRPSIKEWEQLSFLDIDENSLTTVGQYPWPRNLYAEGLDTLKDIGVSQVSFDMMFLDATPRTLDDRDYDTLMRKIGKGNRVSLAELEAAGWNKDKIFADSIASCDRAVLSYTFTDEAANYDVLERQKKDSFKKAQKRFLERSSVKLSAAESEKLKSLDDPTTKSISYPIPEFMNTAKGFGFVNRYTDIDGTVRKVQLVKVYQGRLYFNLAMVMLMDVCRVPFNRVAVNPGNSVILKQALNPVTQATEDITIPIDSKGMMYVTWAGSGRNKDGRFENTFMHVPFYAVLEYPRHADTVKKVNDEEDQIKAERIRGLTEQLEGFTEEYKEGDAAARKNMAASIAEIKKQLGSLKKNGLLADLRERMAAARAGYAAAGTASEREKTWKEVADLKKETNRTKLEYIGNYAAEIKKLKKEVKDGAKNKRDELKQMEFLMKAMNLALLVENMSETVALSGLVAAGTQDIGSIPLHNVYARVGTYHNTINTVIQKQFITRVNWPINLLIMLLVAVAMGFVIQRLDAKKSLIYMTVTFIVLNVAVMLLFVLTNLWLQQVGITLSMFLPSMAIIAIKFMKEESQKRFIKGAFSYYLSPSVIDEIIKDPDSLELGGEDREITIYFSDIRGFSTISEKLSPKELVVRLNEYLTEMTDIILNYNGTVDKYIGDAIMAFYGAPTVMPDHAAKACLAAIDMKKRLRELQEKWMSMGKEPIYARMGINTGKSTVGNMGSRTRMDYTAMGDAVNLASRLEGANKYYETSAMISGSTYEGVKDVVDARQLDVIRVVGKSEAVPIYELIGKKGSLPDRIYEMLDKYNQGRELFLNRDWKQARVLFKQALKVVDDDGPSKVYVERCDTYAKNPPSRGWDGVYVMKGK
- a CDS encoding S41 family peptidase codes for the protein MFKKMKERRIHLLILTFLTGLFIGINVSFLSSATEPAHKYLDYFHRVYQLILTEYVDEASPKEMFYGAIRGMINSLNDPFSRFLDEKSFEELKEMTTGKFQGVGIEITIQDGQVVVVTPIEDSPAMKAGIQSGDIITTIDGKAVKGMKLEKIVKLIRGLPKSTVKLQVKRDGYDDPLDFELERAPVKITSVDYDIIKEKNIGYLKIKNFGSETTRDVTKALKIFNTKGIKKIIMDVRNNPGGLLNSSIEISELLLDRGKIIVSTRGKEGSGRVQVFKSQSEPIYRGALIVLVNNGSASASEILSGAIRDNGRGKLLGVKTFGKGSVQKSFNLDDDIGVAITVAKYYTPSGELIHKKGIKPDFEVPLEKLSEGEMKNLKVIRDRKLLEQFVKKDMDYTVETKEAFRRLLAKNGVTLSDKTVNFILKDWIYRFRKKPLYDLEFDQQLNEAIKHISNGK